The segment CTCTGGCAAGCTAGACGAATGCGCAACGACTACAGGAGCGCCGCAAGAAAGCGCCTCTAGCGGTGGTAGTCCGAACCCTTCGTACGTCGAAGGATAAACAAACAGGTGCGTCATAGAATAGACACTCGGGAGGTGCTCCTCGGCGATAAACTTAGAGAAGTAGATCAGGTGCTTTTTGCCGTAATTTTCAGCAATTCTGATGAGGCTTGTATCAACGGGACAAGCCAAAACGAGAGGTACTGTAAGCTGGGCATGACAATAGGCGCGCACAAGTTGGTGGACATTTTTGTGCGGCTTATTGTTTGACAGGCAGAAGATAAAGCGCTCAGGCAATTCGTAAAGATCGCGGACGTAGTCCAAATATTCCTGATCTACGACCGGTCGATAATTGTCGGACACACCGTTGTAGGTCACGAAGATCTTGTCCGGTGATATGGCAAGATTGCGTACAATCTCATCCTTGGAGAAATTGCTCACCGTGAGAATGTAATCCGAGCGACGGATACAGCTGCGGACAAATAGCTGATAGTAGAATTGATGAAACGGCGTATAGAACTGCGGCAGCACCATGTGGTTCAGGTCATGGATGGTCATCACGAGACGGCAGGGGCAGACCAACGGTGCCATAAATGACGGTGCATGGAAGAGGTCGGCCTTGATGTCGTGAAGGAGGCGCGGCAACTCCCACTGCTGGCTGAGACTCATCCAGCTGCCTTGGACCGTCTTGAGGCTCATGTGTTTAGGCCAGGAGATACTCTCTAGAGGGCTATGGGGATTGACGATGATGAAGTAGTCATCGCCGGTCCCGCTCTTCATCAGGCACATTAGCAACTCGTATACATAGCGAGCGATGCCATGCATACTGCCTGGGTTGATCATCCTGGCATCGATTGCAATCCGCACATATCCCCCTGGTGCCGATAAGCCACCAAGGTAGCATAACTAAAGACTGTCAGACACAGTTTCGTGATGCTGGCAGATTAGAGGACGAAGCCTATCTCAATGCCGATTTCCGGAGCGGTGCGAAAGCGATTGAGCAGGCGCGTCTTCTCAGCGCCACTCATGGCCACTTGGGCCACCGAGCTCTCAGCATAATCCTCGGGCTTGCTGTCGCTGATCGAGGCCTGAAAGTGTCTCAGGCCGAAATAACCGCCGACCAGCATGGGCACGTCGGTGCCGACGTAGCGATAGCCGGCACGCCCGTGACCCGTCGGGCCTCTTAATGAAGCAGAATGATTAACATAAGATGCATCGGCTAGCGCGATGCCCGGAGCTGACGTGCGGCGGTGCCACTGGACGCTCTCTTCGTGATAACCCAACCCAAAGCCGTAGTACCACCCTGCCATCGACGCCGGTTTGCTATAGCGGAAGTAGAGGAGGCTCATCTGCCCACCCTTGGTCATCATCGATTCACCCGACTCTGTCACTTGGCTCCGCAGCAAGTCTTCGGCAAGAACTTCAGAACTACCTTCGACCGCCAAAGAACCTTTGCCGTAGAGATTCCATTCGACGCGGCCGATGGGTCCCCTCTCGGTCGAGGCTAAGGGTAGTCCCAGCATCAAGCTGCGATAGGGTCCGTCCCCACCACTCCGGCCGGATGACATGGCAAACGGCCCGCCACCCGCACTCTGACCGTAGGCGCGTGGGCTCACCGCAGTGGATAAGCCTACCAGCGCTACGAGTGCGCCAAGGGTGCGACGGGCCAAGGAGCTGCGTAATAGGTCACTCATGATGAGGTCTCCGGGGAAGGGGAAGGCTTCTGAGAAAAACATTGAGGTCGGTAATAATAGTGTAACCTACTACGCGACATCCTCTAACCGGCAGTATTTGCCTGGACCCGCGACGTGGGATCGCGATATCGTCATTCAACTAGTCAATACTGACGGTTACTCGTAATGGTGATGGGGGCAATCGATGCTGGTGATTGCACATCGTGGCGCCAACAAAGAGGGTCTAGAGAACAGCTGGGACGCCTTCGGCAAAGCCGTAGCTGCTGGCGCCGTGCGCATCGAGCTCGACGTCCAGCTCACGCGTGACGGCCATGCGGTGATTAATCATGACGATGCACTCACCAAGACCACGGGACTGCGGCAACGGATTTCGCGACTCGACAGGGCCGAGCTTAGTCGGATTCGGCTCCTGAATGGTGAGCCCGTACCTTTTCTAGACGA is part of the Deltaproteobacteria bacterium genome and harbors:
- a CDS encoding glycosyltransferase family 4 protein, which codes for MRIAIDARMINPGSMHGIARYVYELLMCLMKSGTGDDYFIIVNPHSPLESISWPKHMSLKTVQGSWMSLSQQWELPRLLHDIKADLFHAPSFMAPLVCPCRLVMTIHDLNHMVLPQFYTPFHQFYYQLFVRSCIRRSDYILTVSNFSKDEIVRNLAISPDKIFVTYNGVSDNYRPVVDQEYLDYVRDLYELPERFIFCLSNNKPHKNVHQLVRAYCHAQLTVPLVLACPVDTSLIRIAENYGKKHLIYFSKFIAEEHLPSVYSMTHLFVYPSTYEGFGLPPLEALSCGAPVVVAHSSSLPEVVGDSAIFTDPFDYQDIARALELGVRDEALRKRLSHIGVQHAKRFSWQAMTDQTVEIYKKCRIASNAGATKRVEPT